In Phyllopteryx taeniolatus isolate TA_2022b chromosome 22, UOR_Ptae_1.2, whole genome shotgun sequence, one DNA window encodes the following:
- the sult4a1 gene encoding sulfotransferase 4A1, producing the protein MAESEVDTPSTPIEFESKYFEFDGIRLPPFCRGKMEEIANFSLRGSDIWIITYPKSGTSLLQEVVYLVSQGADPDEIGLMNIDEQLPVLEYPQPGLDIIKELTSPRLIKSHLPYRFLPTGMHIGEAKIIYMARNPKDLVVSYFEFHRSLRTMSYRGTFQEFCQRFMNDKLGYGSWFEHVLEFWEHRMDSNVLFLKYEDMYKDLGALVEQLAWFLGVSCDKVQHEAMVESCNQLIEQCCSSEALSICRGRVGLWKDIFTVSMNEKFDAVYREKMGNSNLNFDFCLGERPVPTH; encoded by the exons ATGGCAGAGAGCGAGGTTGACACGCCAAGCACACCGATTGAATTTGAGAGCAAATACTTTGAGTTTGATGGGATTCGGTTGCCACCCTTCTGCAGAGGAAAGATGGAGGAAATTGCCAATTTCTCCCTCAGAGGTAGCGACATATGGATTATCACCTACCCAAAATCAG GCACCAGTCTACTTCAAGAGGTTGTGTATCTTGTGAGTCAAGGAGCAGACCCAGATGAAATTGGACTAATGAACATTGATGAACAGTTACCTGTCTTAGAGTACCCACAACCAGGCTTGGACATCATAAAG GAGCTCACGTCCCCGCGTCTAATCAAAAGTCATCTTCCTTACCGATTCCTCCCGACAGGAATGCACATTGGAGAGGCtaag ATAATATACATGGCTCGTAACCCCAAAGACTTGGTCGTATCCTACTTCGAGTTCCACCGATCTCTGAGGACCATGAGCTACCGAGGAACCTTCCAGGAGTTCTGCCAACGTTTCATGAATGACAAGC TTGGATATGGTTCCTGGTTTGAACATGTTTTAGAATTCTGGGAACATCGTATGGACTCGAATGTTCTCTTCTTGAAATATGAGGACATGTACAAG GATCTTGGGGCATTGGTGGAGCAGTTAGCCTGGTTCCTGGGTGTATCTTGCGACAAGGTTCAGCACGAGGCTATGGTGGAGAGCTGCAACCAGCTCATTGAACAGTGCTGCAGCTCAGAGGCGCTGTCCATTTGTAGGG GTCGTGTTGGTTTGTGGAAGGACATCTTCACTGtgtcaatgaatgaaaaatttgATGCTGTGTACAGAGAGAAGATGGGAAATTCCAACCTGAACTTTGATTTCTGTCTTGGAGAAAGGCCTGTTCCCACTCATTAA
- the LOC133471931 gene encoding probable RNA-binding protein 46 isoform X2, whose amino-acid sequence MEENRDCCDQELAEHMAASLGEFIPLTGMEQFKKSKSIQLALVQLMDKSGYDILQVNGQRKYGGPPPDWEGPAPRIDCEVFVGKIPRDMYEDELVPLFETAGTIYEMRLMMEFSGENRGYAFVMEEARKAIEKLNEHEVRPGKFIGVCASLNKCSLFLDCIPKDKSKEEILEEVKEITEGLLDVTVLPSYRGKNRGFAFLEYETHKAAAFARKDLMARMKLWGKTIRVNWAKLDKHRKGENMQNIKIAHVRNLSPSTTEETLQREFERFKPGAVVRVKKFTHHAFVHFDCHKDAIAATKLMNGTTIDGTVVEVSLDKSGWEGVVRRSDSEDCHGSKAGGGSRGLVVPHGAGMNERSAVESMNTSPHYQRSPQCGGGSVEANRRVFPLIPGSRLYCTSLRLLRPAQFRSAVSLLELYCCINNLPPPHYELFSMLGPGGSLLLVYKVVMLLTQQAFIPDNLCVQLDDAKELAAQNTLWNLETSFMNDLSRSTSPAQSATTSPDLLW is encoded by the exons ATGGAGGAAAACAGAGATT GCTGTGACCAAGAGTTGGCTGAACACATGGCAGCATCCTTAGGGGAGTTCATCCCTCTGACTGGCATGGAACAGTTCAAGAAGTCAAAGTCCATTCAGTTAGCCTTGGTGCAGCTTATGGACAAGTCAGGATATGATATTCTGCAGGTGAATGGACAGAGGAAGTATGGCGGACCGCCACCAG ACTGGGAGGGTCCGGCGCCACGCATTGACTGCGAGGTCTTTGTGGGCAAGATTCCGAGAGACATGTATGAAGATGAGCTTGTCCCTCTCTTTGAGACAGCTGGAACCATCTACGAGATGAGGCTGATGATGGAGTTTAGTGGAGAGAACCGGGGCTACGCCTTTGTCAT GGAGGAGGCCCGAAAAGCTATCGAAAAGCTGAATGAGCATGAGGTTCGTCCAGGAAAGTTTATCGGCGTGTGCGCCTCTCTAAACAAATGCAGCCTCTTCCTTGACTGCATTCCCAAAGACAAGAGTAAGGAGGAGATCTTGGAGGAGGTCAAGGAG ATAACAGAGGGCCTTCTGGATGTCACCGTGCTTCCAAGCTACAGAGGCAAAAACCGAGGCTTCGCCTTTTTGGAGTATGAGACGCACAAGGCGGCGGCATTTGCTCGTAAGGACTTAATGGCTA GAATGAAGCTGTGGGGCAAGACCATCAGGGTGAACTGGGCCAAGCTGGACAAACACAGGAAGGGAGAAAACATGCAGAACATCAAAATAGCCCAT GTACGCAACCTGTCGCCGAGCACCACAGAGGAAACCCTGCAGCGTGAGTTTGAGCGCTTCAAACCAGGTGCAGTGGTGCGAGTGAAGAAGTTCACCCACCACGCCTTCGTTCACTTTGACTGCCACAAGGATGCCATCGCTGCCACCAAGCTCATGAATGGCACCACCATCGACGGAACCGTCGTGGAAGTGAGCCTAGATAAGTCCGGATGGGAAGGGGTGGTGAGGAGGTCCGACAGTGAAGACTGCCATGGTAGCAAGGCAGGAGGGGGATCCAGGGGGCTGGTTGTCCCGCACGGTGCTGGCATGAATGAGCGCTCTGCTGTGGAATCCATGAACACATCCCCTCATTATCAGCGGAGTCCGCAGTGTGGTGGTGGATCAG TTGAAGCTAACCGCCGTGTGTTCCCGCTCATTCCCGGCTCGCGGCTGTACTGCACCAGCCTGCGGCTGCTCCGACCTGCTCAGTTCAGGTCAGCTGTCAGTCTGCTGGAGTTGTATTGCTGTATAAACAACTTGCCACCCCCACATTACGAGCTCTTCTCTATGCTGGGTCCGGGTGGGAGCCTCCTGCTGGTCTACAAG gTGGTGATGCTGCTGACACAACAAGCCTTCATACCAGACAACTTATGTGTGCAGCTGGATGATGCTAAAGAGCTAGCTGCACAAAACACACTGTGGAATCttg AGACATCCTTCATGAATGATTTGTCCAGAAGTACGTCCCCTGCGCAGTCCGCTACCACCAGTCCTGACCTGCTATGGTAG
- the ttll12 gene encoding tubulin--tyrosine ligase-like protein 12, translating into MSAIAGELLKRDEDEEFKTFVLLYYNALQGSGIPETYWRSLHHKITNEAFDAGDVFGIIQMQENDGGGIKRECVDEDKPGTRIRSRVIVTCESGLQASQPTSIFLVDHAWTYRVEHARQQLEQIPGLLPRMASLMGLDLSGKNSDADKVELVMEHMWLYNQTYQLSQGSAEEKIPVWYIMDEFGSQVRHSDQPSCGMAPFFFVEAHAAYTVLWPLRDLQEGDEITRDFAYGESDPLVRQCRLLPWIPADLQGVCEKTTEPADSYYEAVLKENKEQLPLEIHPSTLPQGRILKVYSEMSQVINNLTDSRFQLTENEEEADIVWSYNHIKDFRKLSVERPHVMINQFPCENLITVKDCLAAVARRVKDGSDVIPKTFNLQTELPQFIRHYQERQQRGQDNHWICKPWNLARGMDIHVTNNLNYIIRQRESTPKVVCKYIEDPVLFEREDVGLVKFDIRYMLMLRSVNPLRLYAYNVFWLRFANRPFSLDHFDDYQKHFTVMNYTEGVELKQVHYDEFIPMFEKQYPQYPWKEVEAQLFKAFKRLFQASSSRPAPYGICPYPSSRAIYAVDLMLKWGTEDNAGERVMIPQILEFNFSPDCARACLYHPDFYNHMFQTLFLDQPDDCPVTQIA; encoded by the exons ATGTCAGCAATTGCTGGCGAATTGTTAAAACGGGACGAAGATGAAGAATTCAAGACCTTCGTACTTTTATACTACAACGCATTGCAAGGGTCAGGAATACCAGAAACTTACTGGAGGAGCCTACACCATAAAATCACCAACGAG GCTTTTGATGCTGGGGATGTGTTTGGAATTATCCAAATGCAAGAAAATGATGGTGGTGGAATAAAGCGCGAGTGCGTGGATGAGGACAAGCCTGGAACAAGGATACGCTCCAGAGTGATTGTTACTTGCGAGAGTGGCCTGCAAGCTTCACAACCGACAAG TATTTTCTTGGTGGACCATGCTTGGACATATCGTGTTGAGCATGCTCGTCAGCAGTTGGAGCAGATTCCTGGGCTGTTGCCCCGAATGGCCTCCCTCATGGGGTTGGACTTGAGTGGGAAGAATAGCGATGCTGATAAAGTGGAGTTGGTGATGGAGCACATGTGGCTGTACAACCAGACCTATCAACTTTCCCAAGGG TCTGCGGAGGAGAAGATTCCAGTGTGGTACATCATGGACGAGTTTGGTTCTCAAGTACGTCACTCTGACCAGCCCAGCTGTGGCATGGCTCCCTTCTTCTTTGTTGAAGCCCACGCGGCCTACACTGTACTCTGGCCTCTCAGAGACCTGCAAGAGGGAG ATGAAATAACCCGTGACTTTGCATATGGTGAGTCAGACCCTCTGGTCAGGCAGTGCCGTTTGTTACCATGGATACCTGCTGATCTACAAGGGGTATGTGAAAAAACCACAGAGCCAGCAGATTCATATTATGAG GCTGTtttgaaggaaaacaaagagcaaCTTCCTCTGGAAATTCATCCCTCCACACTACCCCAGGGCAGAATACTTAA AGTGTACTCTGAAATGTCACAAGTGATTAACAACTTGACGGATTCACGTTTCCAGCTGACGGAGAATGAGGAGGAGGCGGATATCGTTTGGAGCTACAACCACATCAAAGACTTCAG GAAGCTCAGCGTGGAGCGACCTCATGTCATGATTAACCAGTTTCCCTGTGAGAACCTCATCACTGTGAAAGATTGCCTCGCTGCCGTGGCCCGCAGAGTGAAGGATGGTTCAGATGTGATACCGAAGACCTTCAACCTCCAGACAGAGCTTCCACAGTTCATAAGGCACTATCAAGAGAGACAACagag ggGACAAGATAACCACTGGATATGTAAGCCCTGGAATTTGGCACGTGGGATGGACATACACGTCACCAACAATCTGAACTACATAATCCGACAGAGAGAGAGTACACCAAAG gttGTGTGTAAATACATTGAGGACCCAGTGCTGTTCGAGAGGGAGGACGTTGGACTGGTGAAGTTTGACATCCGCTACATGTTGATGTTGCGCTCTGTGAACCCTCTGCGCCTCTACGCCTACAATGTCTTCTGGTTGCGCTTTGCGAATAG ACCTTTCTCTCTGGACCATTTTGATGACTACCAGAAACACTTTACTGTCATGAACTATACAGAGGGTGTGGAGCTAAAGCAG GTTCACTATGATGAGTTCATCCCCATGTTTGAAAAACAGTACCCCCAGTATCCATGGAAGGAAGTGGAA GCTCAGTTGTTTAAAGCGTTCAAGAGGCTCTTCCAGGCTTCTTCATCTCGACCTGCCCCATATGGTATTTGCCCGTACCCGTCTTCCCGAGCAATCTATGCCGTAGACCTCATGCTGAAGTGGGGAACGGAGGACAATG CAGGTGAGCGTGTCATGATCCCTCAGATTCTGGAGTTCAACTTCAGCCCAGACTGCGCCCGAGCCTGCCTCTACCACCCAGACTTCTACAACCACATGTTCCAGACACTGTTTTTGGACCAGCCTGACGACTGCCCTGTTACACAGATTGCGTGA
- the LOC133471931 gene encoding probable RNA-binding protein 46 isoform X3, whose amino-acid sequence MAASLGEFIPLTGMEQFKKSKSIQLALVQLMDKSGYDILQVNGQRKYGGPPPDWEGPAPRIDCEVFVGKIPRDMYEDELVPLFETAGTIYEMRLMMEFSGENRGYAFVMYTNREEARKAIEKLNEHEVRPGKFIGVCASLNKCSLFLDCIPKDKSKEEILEEVKEITEGLLDVTVLPSYRGKNRGFAFLEYETHKAAAFARKDLMARMKLWGKTIRVNWAKLDKHRKGENMQNIKIAHVRNLSPSTTEETLQREFERFKPGAVVRVKKFTHHAFVHFDCHKDAIAATKLMNGTTIDGTVVEVSLDKSGWEGVVRRSDSEDCHGSKAGGGSRGLVVPHGAGMNERSAVESMNTSPHYQRSPQCGGGSVEANRRVFPLIPGSRLYCTSLRLLRPAQFRSAVSLLELYCCINNLPPPHYELFSMLGPGGSLLLVYKVVMLLTQQAFIPDNLCVQLDDAKELAAQNTLWNLETSFMNDLSRSTSPAQSATTSPDLLW is encoded by the exons ATGGCAGCATCCTTAGGGGAGTTCATCCCTCTGACTGGCATGGAACAGTTCAAGAAGTCAAAGTCCATTCAGTTAGCCTTGGTGCAGCTTATGGACAAGTCAGGATATGATATTCTGCAGGTGAATGGACAGAGGAAGTATGGCGGACCGCCACCAG ACTGGGAGGGTCCGGCGCCACGCATTGACTGCGAGGTCTTTGTGGGCAAGATTCCGAGAGACATGTATGAAGATGAGCTTGTCCCTCTCTTTGAGACAGCTGGAACCATCTACGAGATGAGGCTGATGATGGAGTTTAGTGGAGAGAACCGGGGCTACGCCTTTGTCATGTACACCAATCG GGAGGAGGCCCGAAAAGCTATCGAAAAGCTGAATGAGCATGAGGTTCGTCCAGGAAAGTTTATCGGCGTGTGCGCCTCTCTAAACAAATGCAGCCTCTTCCTTGACTGCATTCCCAAAGACAAGAGTAAGGAGGAGATCTTGGAGGAGGTCAAGGAG ATAACAGAGGGCCTTCTGGATGTCACCGTGCTTCCAAGCTACAGAGGCAAAAACCGAGGCTTCGCCTTTTTGGAGTATGAGACGCACAAGGCGGCGGCATTTGCTCGTAAGGACTTAATGGCTA GAATGAAGCTGTGGGGCAAGACCATCAGGGTGAACTGGGCCAAGCTGGACAAACACAGGAAGGGAGAAAACATGCAGAACATCAAAATAGCCCAT GTACGCAACCTGTCGCCGAGCACCACAGAGGAAACCCTGCAGCGTGAGTTTGAGCGCTTCAAACCAGGTGCAGTGGTGCGAGTGAAGAAGTTCACCCACCACGCCTTCGTTCACTTTGACTGCCACAAGGATGCCATCGCTGCCACCAAGCTCATGAATGGCACCACCATCGACGGAACCGTCGTGGAAGTGAGCCTAGATAAGTCCGGATGGGAAGGGGTGGTGAGGAGGTCCGACAGTGAAGACTGCCATGGTAGCAAGGCAGGAGGGGGATCCAGGGGGCTGGTTGTCCCGCACGGTGCTGGCATGAATGAGCGCTCTGCTGTGGAATCCATGAACACATCCCCTCATTATCAGCGGAGTCCGCAGTGTGGTGGTGGATCAG TTGAAGCTAACCGCCGTGTGTTCCCGCTCATTCCCGGCTCGCGGCTGTACTGCACCAGCCTGCGGCTGCTCCGACCTGCTCAGTTCAGGTCAGCTGTCAGTCTGCTGGAGTTGTATTGCTGTATAAACAACTTGCCACCCCCACATTACGAGCTCTTCTCTATGCTGGGTCCGGGTGGGAGCCTCCTGCTGGTCTACAAG gTGGTGATGCTGCTGACACAACAAGCCTTCATACCAGACAACTTATGTGTGCAGCTGGATGATGCTAAAGAGCTAGCTGCACAAAACACACTGTGGAATCttg AGACATCCTTCATGAATGATTTGTCCAGAAGTACGTCCCCTGCGCAGTCCGCTACCACCAGTCCTGACCTGCTATGGTAG
- the LOC133471931 gene encoding probable RNA-binding protein 46 isoform X1 yields the protein MEENRDCCDQELAEHMAASLGEFIPLTGMEQFKKSKSIQLALVQLMDKSGYDILQVNGQRKYGGPPPDWEGPAPRIDCEVFVGKIPRDMYEDELVPLFETAGTIYEMRLMMEFSGENRGYAFVMYTNREEARKAIEKLNEHEVRPGKFIGVCASLNKCSLFLDCIPKDKSKEEILEEVKEITEGLLDVTVLPSYRGKNRGFAFLEYETHKAAAFARKDLMARMKLWGKTIRVNWAKLDKHRKGENMQNIKIAHVRNLSPSTTEETLQREFERFKPGAVVRVKKFTHHAFVHFDCHKDAIAATKLMNGTTIDGTVVEVSLDKSGWEGVVRRSDSEDCHGSKAGGGSRGLVVPHGAGMNERSAVESMNTSPHYQRSPQCGGGSVEANRRVFPLIPGSRLYCTSLRLLRPAQFRSAVSLLELYCCINNLPPPHYELFSMLGPGGSLLLVYKVVMLLTQQAFIPDNLCVQLDDAKELAAQNTLWNLETSFMNDLSRSTSPAQSATTSPDLLW from the exons ATGGAGGAAAACAGAGATT GCTGTGACCAAGAGTTGGCTGAACACATGGCAGCATCCTTAGGGGAGTTCATCCCTCTGACTGGCATGGAACAGTTCAAGAAGTCAAAGTCCATTCAGTTAGCCTTGGTGCAGCTTATGGACAAGTCAGGATATGATATTCTGCAGGTGAATGGACAGAGGAAGTATGGCGGACCGCCACCAG ACTGGGAGGGTCCGGCGCCACGCATTGACTGCGAGGTCTTTGTGGGCAAGATTCCGAGAGACATGTATGAAGATGAGCTTGTCCCTCTCTTTGAGACAGCTGGAACCATCTACGAGATGAGGCTGATGATGGAGTTTAGTGGAGAGAACCGGGGCTACGCCTTTGTCATGTACACCAATCG GGAGGAGGCCCGAAAAGCTATCGAAAAGCTGAATGAGCATGAGGTTCGTCCAGGAAAGTTTATCGGCGTGTGCGCCTCTCTAAACAAATGCAGCCTCTTCCTTGACTGCATTCCCAAAGACAAGAGTAAGGAGGAGATCTTGGAGGAGGTCAAGGAG ATAACAGAGGGCCTTCTGGATGTCACCGTGCTTCCAAGCTACAGAGGCAAAAACCGAGGCTTCGCCTTTTTGGAGTATGAGACGCACAAGGCGGCGGCATTTGCTCGTAAGGACTTAATGGCTA GAATGAAGCTGTGGGGCAAGACCATCAGGGTGAACTGGGCCAAGCTGGACAAACACAGGAAGGGAGAAAACATGCAGAACATCAAAATAGCCCAT GTACGCAACCTGTCGCCGAGCACCACAGAGGAAACCCTGCAGCGTGAGTTTGAGCGCTTCAAACCAGGTGCAGTGGTGCGAGTGAAGAAGTTCACCCACCACGCCTTCGTTCACTTTGACTGCCACAAGGATGCCATCGCTGCCACCAAGCTCATGAATGGCACCACCATCGACGGAACCGTCGTGGAAGTGAGCCTAGATAAGTCCGGATGGGAAGGGGTGGTGAGGAGGTCCGACAGTGAAGACTGCCATGGTAGCAAGGCAGGAGGGGGATCCAGGGGGCTGGTTGTCCCGCACGGTGCTGGCATGAATGAGCGCTCTGCTGTGGAATCCATGAACACATCCCCTCATTATCAGCGGAGTCCGCAGTGTGGTGGTGGATCAG TTGAAGCTAACCGCCGTGTGTTCCCGCTCATTCCCGGCTCGCGGCTGTACTGCACCAGCCTGCGGCTGCTCCGACCTGCTCAGTTCAGGTCAGCTGTCAGTCTGCTGGAGTTGTATTGCTGTATAAACAACTTGCCACCCCCACATTACGAGCTCTTCTCTATGCTGGGTCCGGGTGGGAGCCTCCTGCTGGTCTACAAG gTGGTGATGCTGCTGACACAACAAGCCTTCATACCAGACAACTTATGTGTGCAGCTGGATGATGCTAAAGAGCTAGCTGCACAAAACACACTGTGGAATCttg AGACATCCTTCATGAATGATTTGTCCAGAAGTACGTCCCCTGCGCAGTCCGCTACCACCAGTCCTGACCTGCTATGGTAG